The window TCGTAGGAAACCGTGACGATGTCCAGAGAGTCGTCACCGTCAACATCGGCAACCGTAGCACCGTTGAGATAGGTCCAGCCATAAGGTCGTAAAGGGAAGCCGGCAACCGGTGTGCCATCGTGATGAACCGCATACAGATAACCTAAGGTATCTGCAGTGGACATCAAGTTACTGGTAAACAAAATCTCCATATCGCCATCGCCGTCAACATCCGCCACCGTGATGTTACCCTCTGCCGCATCACCATTCGGTTGAACAACAGGAAAGCCGTTAAGAACCGAACCGTCATCATCAAAACCGTACAGAACCGCGGCGGCACCACTCATAATTCCGGAAAGCCCGCACAGTACCTTCAAATCGTCATTCCGATAAAGGTCGGCAACCGTGGGCGGACAGTAGGTCCAGCGCGGCAAAGTGTAGGGCCAGCCGTTAACCTGCGTTCCATCGTGCCGGAATATCGCGGTCCCGGAGGGACTGCCGTGATAGGCGATGACGATTTCAAGGGTATCATCATTGTCAACATCTGCCAGTGCCGGGGATTGATAGGAAAAAGAACCGCCGTTTGGATTTGTCAATGGCCAGCCCGGTAATGCCGTGCCGTCAGGGTGCAGCACATAGAGCGCATTGTACGAGGCGTAAACAATCTCTTGTTCCCCATCAAGGTTGATGTCGCCGACCGCGGCACCGAGCGCCGGCACATGGCTCAAAGAACAGGGCCAGGCACCTGGTTGTTCAACCCCGTTATGCCGCAACACATGAAGGTGACCGATCGGCCAGTCCCGCTCGCCAACAATGATTTCCAGGGTGTCATCGTTGTCGATATCGGCAAGGGTGGGGCTATCGGCAAAGTTACCATGAACCAGTCCGGTAAAGGGCCAGCCGGCCTTGACCGTCCCGTTCTCCGCAAACACATATACCGCACCCCCTGAAGTCATTCCCCGGGTGCAGATGGCGATTTCGTATTCGCCGTCGCGGTCAATATCACCCACCGCCGCCGCATACTGCCCCATTCCGGAAAAAGTTCTGGGCCAGCCCGGATAGTAACTGCCATCGGCGCGCCAGACATGAAGCTGGCCTGCCGGCGATGGCACAATCACCTCAAGCCTTCCGTCCCCGTCAAAGTCGGCAAGGGCAGCACCTCTACAGGGCGAAAAGGTGCTATTGCTTTGCACCTTCTTGGGCCAGCCGGGCATAATCCGAATCTCATCGCTGCCCGTTCCGGTTTCAGATACCATAACCTCCTGCCAGGTTGCCATCCCTGGTAAGGCGGCTTCTGGTCCGGCAATTTCAATCCGCCATGCCGGTATCGGGGCGGAAACTGTCAACAAGAAAAAGATGAGCATCATACCTCCTTTTCTATTTCAATACTCTCTATTATCAGTTCCTCGCCGCCGGTGATTTCGCCCCCGGCATTACAGGAGCACATCTCCTCAATTGACGAGAAGATTTTGCCACATTTCGGGCACCGGATTTGTAATGGGATGCGGTGAAACTCCAGCACCGCACCGGCGGCAATCGTATCTTCTTTCAGTTGCTCAAAATAAAACTGAACACACTCCGGCACAACCGAAGATTTTTCACCGATCAACAGTTTTATCCGTGTTATCCGGCTCGCACCCTGTCGCGTGCCTTCGGCAAGCGCCTCGTTCAGCAAACTTCGGGTGATGGCAAACTCATGCATTCTACGGCAACTGACGCAACAGTTGCTGAGCATTGAAGTCACTGGGATGCCGGCGCAGCCAGTCGGATAGTAACGCCCGTGCCTTATCGACGCTGTGCATATCCTCAACATAGAAGCGGTACAAAAGTTGCACCAGTTGCCACTCATTCGGTGCCATCGCCAACGCCTGCTGATACATCATTTCCGCCTCAGGATAGTTGCCCATCGCCTGGTTGATGAAACCACGCTGCAGGAACAGTTCGAGCCGCAGTCGTGGCTCATTGCCGGCGTAACTCTGTGCCGAGTCAATCGCCGCCAGCGCCACCTCGTACTGCTGATTGAGCGCGGCAAAACGCGACAGATGGTAAAACAAGAGCATCTTCTGGGTCGGTTCCAGTTCAAACCGGAGCGCGGGCAAGAGCGCCTGGTGCGCCGCCTGATAATCGCCGGCTCGGGCATAGGCATTGGCGAGCAAGAGGTGGCTATGGGCATAGGTCGTAAACAAGCCGCGGGTGTTTTCATCCTTTTCCACCTTCGGGTCGAGCATCGACTTCAACTTAAACTTTTCGGTTAAGAGGACCCGGGTCCGCAGCGTATCAACCATCTCCTCATCGGACGACAAATTGCGCTCACCCACCACCCGGCGCACCAAACCTTCGAGCCGGAGATAAGGTTCACAGTCAACCGTATTGTCCGGTGATACCGTGGTCGCAAAGTAAACCGGGCTCTTGGGGTTGTAACCGGAACCGAACACCTTTGCCATAAACTGCTCGGAAGGAGATTCGTAGTCTTCGGGCCATTTTAGTTTTACGCCCCCGGCGGTGGCGATGATATTCCGAATCATGATATCCTTCAAGAGGATTGTGCGGTTGTTCCGGGCAACATACCCCAGAGGCAGCCGCTCAATCTCTTCCTCGGTAAAAGATATCGGTGCCCCCCACCGTTTGAGTTGTTTGCAGTACCAGGGCGTATTCAAAAGAGAAAGGTTGGCAACCGCCACATTCTTCCCGAAGCTAGGGTCGTTGTCGGCCACCAGTGATGGCACCGTTTGCATAAACCACAGGGGGAAGGTGTCGTTGTCGCCATTGGTAAACACCACCGCCTTCTCCCCCTCACAGCAGACAAGCATATTGTAGCCGTACTCCGCCGGTATCCAGTTGTGGCGCCGGGTCACCCCTTTGTAATTGAGGAACATCGGCACAAAGCCGAAGCCTAAAATTAGACCGGCTAAAACCGGCATCGGCACCGGTGCTTTCCGGGCTTTCAGTTCCTGGTCAACCCACTTCATAAAGGCGTAAACCCCGGTGCCGATAAAAATCGTGTAAAAGACAAACGAAAAAGCAAAGAAGTAGTCCCGTTCGCGCACCTCCCGGAATCTCAATTCCGGTCGCGGGTCCGAAGGCGAAAACTTCAAATTCAAATAGGTCAAAAGCCCAAGCGAGGCAACGATAAAGGCTACGAAGATTAAGGCAAACGACTTTTTGTCCCGTTTGAACTGGTGCCACATTCCCCAGAGCCCGAGGAGCGGCGGAATTAACCCTAAAATCCCCTGCCAGCCAAGCCGGAGAAAGATGCGCGGGATGTTCGTAATCAAAACATCAAGATACCTTTCGTTGCCCCACTGCCAGAGGAAGTAGCGGATGTAAAATGCAATCTGCTCAATGTAGGCACGGATAAGCCCGAACGCCGGGTTCTGATTCCGGCGCCAATCGTCCTCAGTGTAAAATTGGGTCTTGCGCGGCAAAAGCCGCATCGGGTCGTACTGTTCCCGTTTCAACACCGACACAAAGTCGCGCCAGCGCGTCGGCTCAACCTCGTTGATGCTCGGGTAATGCCGGGCGCGAATCAGCATAATAAACTGCACCGTGCCGGCAAGGAGCACCAGTCCGAGCAAAAGCCCGACAAAACGGGGCTGCAGTTTCTTTTGCCGGTGCAGCCAGTAAAGGTAACCGGCAAAACCGAGCACAAAAAGAACCAAGAGCGCTGGTGACTTAACCCAGCGCTCAATCAGGGCAACGGTGGGCGATGCGAGAAAGAGCACAACATCGTCCATAATCTTCTGCCCCGCCCCAATCCAGGCAACAAGGAAAACCAATGCCAGGAGTCCCAGACCGTAGATGAGCGACACATTGCGCTCCGAACGCTCCATAATCCGGATCGCATAGTAGGTGCCGACGAGCATCAAAGGTACCACGATGAAGGTGCCGGCAGACAGACCCAGTTCGTTTATCGTCAGAATCAAAAGATAGCCGACCGCGAACTCAATGAACCGCAGGTGAATCACCGCCTGGCGGTCAACAAGCAGTGCAAACACCAGAACCGCAAACACCACCAGCATCGGGGTGAAATGAATCCCGGTGGCAACAAAAAGGAGAAAGATGGCGGCGAGAATCTGGCGGTTGTCACCGGTCTTGTTCTCTCTGCCCTCGCGCCAGACCAGTGCCATATAAAGCACCGAAAGGGCAATCACCACGCAGGGACCATAAACCTCGGCTTCCACGCAGTTGTCCCAGTAAGAGTAGGCAAAACCGCACATCAAGGCGGCAAATATTCCGGCGATGTGCGGCAGGTACCAGCGCCGGTTCTTCTCCTCAGCGCTGTGCTGGGAAAGGAGCCGGACAACAATCAAATAGAGCAACCCGCAGGAGAAGGCGCCAAACAGCGTCGGTATCAAATTAACCCGAAAGGCGATTTCCCGGCCAATTGGCAGGAGGGTGAAAATCCTTCCCAGCATCACAAAAAGTGGTGTGCCGGGCGGATGGGGAATTCCGGCGATGTAAGAAACCGCAATCAGTTCCGCACAGTCCCAGAACGATGCGGTTGGTGCCACGCTGTAAAGATAGACCGCCAGAACGGTCAGGAAAACTGCAACAAAGAAAATCAGTCGCCATCGTGATTCATTCATCTTTTAACTCTCCTTTAATAGTGCCTGCATCAGATTATACTTTAACTGCGATGGTGTCAAATTGATTAGCAACCTGCCCCGCTGGGCAAAACTGATATTGCTCGTTGTCTCGGAAACAACAATCGCCACCGCGTCGGTGACCGTGGTAATACCGGCGGCAGCGCGATGCCGCATACCGAGTCCGGGTTCGGTCTCGCCCAAAGGCAATGTGCAACTCGCGGCAATCACCTGACCGGCGCTGATCAGCACCGCGCCATCGTGCAAAGGCGATGGCGGCGTAAAGATGGAAACGAGCAAAGGTGCTGAAACCCTTGCCTCGAGCCGGGTGCCGGTCTCGGCATACTCGCGCAAGCCAATTTCCCGCTCTAACACGATTAAGGCGCCCACTCTTCGCTCCTTCATCTGTGCCGCGGCGGCAACCAGTTCTTCAACCAGCGTTGCGTCCGCAGTGGGCCGGAACAAAAAACGCACCGGCCGGGTTCGACCGAAGCGCGATAGTAGGTTCCTGATCTCCGGCTGGAAGATGATGACAAAGGCAACAAGCCAGACCGTGGTCAGGGAACTGACAATCAAGCCCAGCGCCTTGAAGTCAAGCCAGCGGGCAACGGCACCAATAACTAAAATAAAAAGCAGCGCATAGAGCATCCGGATTGCCCGGGTGCCACGCAGAAACCGCAAAAAGTAGTAGGCAAGCAGGGCAACGATGATGATGTCAATGGCATCAATCACCCTGAACCGCAAAAACCACATAACTACTTTGCCCGGTGCGCGCCCTTGCCCGCCAATGGCGGATAAATCGCATCGACCAGCGCCAGCGCCCGGCGCAGCGCCCTGACATCATGCACCCGGACGATACGAGCGCCGTTCAACGCCGCAACAACACCAGCGGCAATTGTGCCTTCCAGCCGCTCTTCAACCGGCAGGTTCAAAACTGCACCGATAAAAGACTTGCGCGAGGGTCCGACCACAATCGGTTTCCCCAGCGTCTGCAACTCCCGGAGCCGGCGCAGAATTTCCAGATTGTGCGCCACGGTTTTGCCAAAACCAATCCCCGGGTCAACAAGGAACTTGTCCGACGCGATACCAGCATCTTCACCCCGTTTTATTGAACGGGCAAGACCATTGACAATCTCCGCCATCAAATCCTGATACACCGGATTTTTCTGCATCGTTCGGGGCTTACCCTTGATGTGCATCACAATCACCGGCACCCCTGCCCGCGCCACCACCTTTGCCATCTGCGGGTCAAAGTTCAGCCCGGAGATGTCGTTGACCATCCCGGCACCGGCGTCAAGCGCCGCTTTTGCTACCCGGGCACTGGTGGTGTCAACCGAAATCGGCACCTTGATTTGACGGGTAAGTTGCTTTAACACCGGCAACAGCCGGCGCAACTGCTCATTAGCCGGCACCGGGTTCGAACCGGGCCGGGTTGACTCGGCACCGATGTCGATGATGTCCGCACCCTCTTCGCT is drawn from candidate division WOR-3 bacterium and contains these coding sequences:
- a CDS encoding T9SS type A sorting domain-containing protein, with amino-acid sequence MLIFFLLTVSAPIPAWRIEIAGPEAALPGMATWQEVMVSETGTGSDEIRIMPGWPKKVQSNSTFSPCRGAALADFDGDGRLEVIVPSPAGQLHVWRADGSYYPGWPRTFSGMGQYAAAVGDIDRDGEYEIAICTRGMTSGGAVYVFAENGTVKAGWPFTGLVHGNFADSPTLADIDNDDTLEIIVGERDWPIGHLHVLRHNGVEQPGAWPCSLSHVPALGAAVGDINLDGEQEIVYASYNALYVLHPDGTALPGWPLTNPNGGSFSYQSPALADVDNDDTLEIVIAYHGSPSGTAIFRHDGTQVNGWPYTLPRWTYCPPTVADLYRNDDLKVLCGLSGIMSGAAAVLYGFDDDGSVLNGFPVVQPNGDAAEGNITVADVDGDGDMEILFTSNLMSTADTLGYLYAVHHDGTPVAGFPLRPYGWTYLNGATVADVDGDDSLDIVTVSYDNATTMAVTVWETGVPFNRMAWEWPTYQFDMARTGVYQKPTVGVSEEHRNKTVVQGFVPSCVRPGMNVRLVPAPEKEVGVTIYDRTGKVVTVLMMGPQGATVPPSLEPGVYFVRTAPLRRAAKLVVAR
- a CDS encoding hydrogenase maturation nickel metallochaperone HypA, with product MHEFAITRSLLNEALAEGTRQGASRITRIKLLIGEKSSVVPECVQFYFEQLKEDTIAAGAVLEFHRIPLQIRCPKCGKIFSSIEEMCSCNAGGEITGGEELIIESIEIEKEV
- the cdaA gene encoding diadenylate cyclase CdaA, with amino-acid sequence MWFLRFRVIDAIDIIIVALLAYYFLRFLRGTRAIRMLYALLFILVIGAVARWLDFKALGLIVSSLTTVWLVAFVIIFQPEIRNLLSRFGRTRPVRFLFRPTADATLVEELVAAAAQMKERRVGALIVLEREIGLREYAETGTRLEARVSAPLLVSIFTPPSPLHDGAVLISAGQVIAASCTLPLGETEPGLGMRHRAAAGITTVTDAVAIVVSETTSNISFAQRGRLLINLTPSQLKYNLMQALLKES
- a CDS encoding DUF2723 domain-containing protein, which encodes MNESRWRLIFFVAVFLTVLAVYLYSVAPTASFWDCAELIAVSYIAGIPHPPGTPLFVMLGRIFTLLPIGREIAFRVNLIPTLFGAFSCGLLYLIVVRLLSQHSAEEKNRRWYLPHIAGIFAALMCGFAYSYWDNCVEAEVYGPCVVIALSVLYMALVWREGRENKTGDNRQILAAIFLLFVATGIHFTPMLVVFAVLVFALLVDRQAVIHLRFIEFAVGYLLILTINELGLSAGTFIVVPLMLVGTYYAIRIMERSERNVSLIYGLGLLALVFLVAWIGAGQKIMDDVVLFLASPTVALIERWVKSPALLVLFVLGFAGYLYWLHRQKKLQPRFVGLLLGLVLLAGTVQFIMLIRARHYPSINEVEPTRWRDFVSVLKREQYDPMRLLPRKTQFYTEDDWRRNQNPAFGLIRAYIEQIAFYIRYFLWQWGNERYLDVLITNIPRIFLRLGWQGILGLIPPLLGLWGMWHQFKRDKKSFALIFVAFIVASLGLLTYLNLKFSPSDPRPELRFREVRERDYFFAFSFVFYTIFIGTGVYAFMKWVDQELKARKAPVPMPVLAGLILGFGFVPMFLNYKGVTRRHNWIPAEYGYNMLVCCEGEKAVVFTNGDNDTFPLWFMQTVPSLVADNDPSFGKNVAVANLSLLNTPWYCKQLKRWGAPISFTEEEIERLPLGYVARNNRTILLKDIMIRNIIATAGGVKLKWPEDYESPSEQFMAKVFGSGYNPKSPVYFATTVSPDNTVDCEPYLRLEGLVRRVVGERNLSSDEEMVDTLRTRVLLTEKFKLKSMLDPKVEKDENTRGLFTTYAHSHLLLANAYARAGDYQAAHQALLPALRFELEPTQKMLLFYHLSRFAALNQQYEVALAAIDSAQSYAGNEPRLRLELFLQRGFINQAMGNYPEAEMMYQQALAMAPNEWQLVQLLYRFYVEDMHSVDKARALLSDWLRRHPSDFNAQQLLRQLP
- the folP gene encoding dihydropteroate synthase is translated as MIRLLDISYSVDLYQELARVGVDPAAWEIFRAKSAVRALKISGLSVAGANILKQTALVAGGDCAVHRNTISGKVRQTDAILFATERQIAEICQRLSHQPECARRLVPFLEELRANSFCPNPILKVGSCALDLARRVQVMGILNVTPDSFYDGGRYLAPEQAVEQGIRLSEEGADIIDIGAESTRPGSNPVPANEQLRRLLPVLKQLTRQIKVPISVDTTSARVAKAALDAGAGMVNDISGLNFDPQMAKVVARAGVPVIVMHIKGKPRTMQKNPVYQDLMAEIVNGLARSIKRGEDAGIASDKFLVDPGIGFGKTVAHNLEILRRLRELQTLGKPIVVGPSRKSFIGAVLNLPVEERLEGTIAAGVVAALNGARIVRVHDVRALRRALALVDAIYPPLAGKGAHRAK